The Faecalibacter sp. LW9 genome has a segment encoding these proteins:
- a CDS encoding IS110 family transposase has protein sequence MKKFIIGIDVSKDTLDFCMLERDSRRKLQQGVIANKEREILTWLKNIDKENVVVALEHTGHYGALLSWLLEEHMFTYYLINPLDLQRSLGLQRGKSDTVDAYRIADYIITNHHKLSPFKLPCESLRKLKALMTARERYVKMSVQIQNSLKAEMILNEKVALKQLIKLEQKQLKSIKNTIQDLEKQMMEIVKSSQDLNTTYTKISSVIGVGTITSIKCIIETDNFTRFTDARKFNCHCGLAPFPYQSGSSVKGLTKTHFLRDKTLKSILFKAAGSAIQHDPQLKKYYEQKLEKGKHKLTALNAVANKIVLRIFAVAKRNDPFVKLIT, from the coding sequence ATGAAAAAATTTATCATTGGTATCGATGTTTCTAAAGACACACTTGATTTCTGTATGTTGGAAAGAGACAGCCGTAGAAAACTCCAACAAGGTGTGATTGCGAACAAAGAAAGAGAAATTCTTACTTGGCTGAAAAATATTGACAAAGAGAATGTAGTTGTTGCCCTTGAACATACAGGACATTACGGAGCACTATTATCTTGGCTTTTAGAAGAGCATATGTTTACTTACTATTTGATTAATCCATTAGACCTCCAGCGCTCATTAGGACTCCAGCGTGGAAAATCTGATACAGTAGACGCCTATAGAATTGCAGATTATATTATAACAAATCATCATAAATTATCTCCTTTTAAATTGCCTTGTGAATCATTAAGAAAGTTAAAAGCACTTATGACAGCACGTGAACGATACGTAAAAATGTCAGTACAAATACAAAATAGCTTAAAAGCGGAAATGATACTAAATGAAAAAGTAGCATTGAAACAATTAATAAAGCTTGAGCAAAAACAATTAAAATCCATCAAAAACACGATACAAGATTTAGAAAAACAAATGATGGAAATAGTAAAATCAAGTCAGGATCTAAATACTACCTACACAAAAATATCCTCTGTTATAGGTGTTGGTACCATTACGTCAATTAAGTGCATTATAGAAACTGATAATTTTACTCGCTTTACAGATGCCCGTAAATTTAATTGTCATTGTGGCTTAGCTCCATTTCCTTATCAGTCAGGCAGTAGTGTCAAAGGCCTGACAAAAACACATTTTTTGAGGGACAAAACACTAAAGTCCATTTTATTTAAAGCTGCAGGAAGTGCCATCCAGCACGATCCTCAATTAAAAAAATATTACGAACAAAAATTAGAAAAAGGAAAGCATAAGCTTACAGCTTTAAATGCTGTTGCAAACAAAATTGTCTTAAGAATATTTGCCGTCGCAAAAAGAAATGATCCTTTTGTAAAATTAATTACTTGA
- a CDS encoding DEAD/DEAH box helicase, whose amino-acid sequence MTFNQLDIIQPILKAIETAGYTQPTEIQERSIPTILKGNDIIGCAQTGTGKTAAFAIPIIQLMQQTPKKRKAIRTLVLTPTRELAVQINENFNLYKGSLRLSNIAIYGGVRQRGQVTALNRGVDILIATPGRLMDLIEQGYVHLNEVEILVLDEADRMLDMGFVNDIKKILKYIPKHRQTLFFSATMPQKIKSFAETILKQPQQIIVSPISSTTESVTQSVYMVENKKKEELLIEILRGQKLKRSLVFTRTKHGADKLMKTLNNLGVKTAAIHGNKSQNARQNALDDFKNNRITVLIATDIASRGIDIDELSFVVNYEMPNVPETYVHRIGRTGRGGNFGEAVSFCSKDERSELRDIQKLIGFKLPINPNTSCAFHLS is encoded by the coding sequence ATGACATTTAACCAATTAGACATTATTCAGCCGATTTTAAAAGCTATTGAAACCGCTGGATACACCCAACCAACAGAAATTCAAGAAAGAAGTATTCCTACCATTTTAAAGGGCAACGACATCATAGGATGTGCGCAAACAGGAACAGGAAAAACGGCTGCATTTGCAATTCCAATTATTCAATTGATGCAACAGACACCGAAAAAACGCAAAGCCATTCGTACCTTGGTATTAACTCCAACACGAGAATTGGCCGTACAAATCAACGAAAATTTTAATTTATATAAAGGAAGTTTACGCCTTTCGAACATTGCCATTTATGGTGGAGTTCGTCAACGTGGCCAAGTAACAGCCTTGAACCGAGGAGTAGATATCTTAATTGCAACGCCAGGTCGCTTAATGGATTTGATCGAACAAGGTTATGTGCATTTAAATGAAGTTGAAATCTTGGTATTAGATGAAGCGGACCGCATGTTAGACATGGGATTTGTAAACGATATAAAGAAAATTCTGAAGTATATTCCTAAACATCGCCAAACACTGTTTTTCTCGGCTACAATGCCCCAGAAAATTAAAAGTTTTGCTGAAACGATATTAAAACAACCTCAACAAATAATTGTTTCTCCCATTTCATCTACAACAGAATCGGTTACACAATCGGTTTATATGGTAGAAAATAAAAAGAAAGAAGAATTGTTAATTGAAATTTTAAGAGGTCAAAAACTTAAACGCTCGCTCGTGTTTACGCGAACAAAACATGGTGCAGATAAATTAATGAAGACGCTAAATAATTTAGGGGTTAAAACCGCAGCTATTCACGGAAACAAATCGCAAAATGCACGTCAGAATGCATTAGACGATTTTAAGAATAACCGTATTACAGTCTTAATTGCTACCGATATTGCCTCGAGAGGAATTGATATCGACGAATTATCATTTGTTGTTAATTATGAAATGCCGAATGTGCCTGAAACCTATGTGCATCGCATTGGTCGAACAGGACGTGGTGGAAATTTTGGTGAAGCGGTTTCCTTTTGTTCCAAAGATGAAAGAAGCGAACTAAGAGATATTCAAAAATTAATTGGATTTAAACTTCCGATTAATCCCAATACAAGTTGTGCATTCCATTTGAGTTAA
- a CDS encoding DUF6580 family putative transport protein, with amino-acid sequence MKTAKINVKQILVVALILMVASTRLMTFLPNFSPLTAICLFGAAYFAKKWQAFIIPLACVWISDVLVNNYIYGEYFESFTWFYQGFYWQYAAYLIIALLGTLGLKKVTPLRVMGMGLGSTIFFFLFSNFGVWISSGMYAKTFEGLIQCYVAGIPFIKGTLIGDLGFSALLFGTFALAQKQIPDLNVNSLK; translated from the coding sequence ATGAAAACAGCAAAAATTAATGTAAAACAAATTTTAGTCGTAGCACTTATTCTAATGGTAGCTTCAACGCGACTAATGACTTTTTTACCCAACTTTTCTCCTTTAACTGCAATTTGCTTATTTGGTGCAGCTTATTTTGCAAAAAAGTGGCAAGCCTTTATTATCCCATTAGCTTGTGTATGGATCAGTGATGTATTAGTCAATAATTATATTTATGGAGAATACTTCGAATCATTTACGTGGTTTTACCAAGGATTTTATTGGCAATATGCAGCATACTTAATCATTGCTTTACTTGGAACTTTAGGGCTTAAAAAAGTTACGCCTTTACGTGTTATGGGGATGGGATTAGGAAGTACAATTTTCTTCTTTTTATTTTCAAACTTTGGGGTTTGGATTTCATCAGGCATGTATGCAAAAACTTTCGAAGGATTAATTCAATGTTATGTAGCCGGAATCCCTTTTATTAAAGGAACTTTAATTGGAGATTTAGGATTTTCAGCATTGTTATTTGGAACATTTGCACTAGCACAAAAACAAATCCCAGATTTAAACGTCAATTCATTAAAATAA
- a CDS encoding cold-shock protein, whose protein sequence is MKEGTVKFFDETKGFGFISTEDNNKDIFVHNSGLIDSIYENDVVTYDLEQGQRGMNAVNVRLKK, encoded by the coding sequence ATGAAAGAAGGTACAGTAAAATTCTTTGATGAAACAAAAGGTTTCGGATTTATATCAACAGAAGACAACAATAAAGACATATTCGTACATAATTCAGGTCTAATCGATTCGATCTATGAAAATGATGTGGTGACTTATGATTTAGAACAAGGGCAAAGAGGAATGAACGCTGTAAACGTTCGTCTAAAAAAGTAA